The genomic segment TTCATCAGATCCTCCCTTCAATGTAATACCGGCCTTTGAATACCATCCGTGCCTGTGCCAACTTTTCCAGCTTACTGATTCGTTCCGCCAGACCGATCGCGTCGCATTGCCGGAGCACCGAGGCAGCGGCCTCGTATGAACCAAGCGCTTCGTAGACATCCGCGTACACCGGCGCGGTTTCCGCATCCACGACCAGGTTCCGCAGGGTTTCGAACGCATCCATGGGTCGGTTCATCTTCAGGTAAACTTTCGCCCCCAGGATCGTACGCAGCTTCGCGGCCCGGCTGCTGGTCGGCGTGAATTGTAATTCTTTTTCCGCCGCTGATACATTATCGATGAGCAGGTATAGATTCGCCCGGCTGAGCCGGTCATCGTCGCCGATCCCGGTGATCGTCTTTACTTTTCCCTCGATATAATCGTAATGGGTCTTCTTGATCATCCGGTAGATCGCCTTGCGGTCCTTGGTTTTAGTCAAAACCTCGTTGTAGATCCCGATCGCGCGTTTGATGTCTCCCATGTCAAAACAGAACTGCGCGAGCCGCAGCTGCAACTCCTCGTACCTTTCAGGTTTAAGCGCGAGGGCGCGCTTTACGTTCTCGATCGCCTTGTCATACTCGTGCTGGAATGCCGAGATCTTGCTCAGCAGCAGATAAGCGTCGATCAGGCTGCTGTTCTTGACGAGCATTTCCCGCAACTGTTTGGCGATCGCGTCGCTGGAAGCCGGGTCGTGCAGGAAGAGCTTTTCAAAAAGCGCGGTCGCGGTCTGAAGATCACCGGTGTCCTTGTAAACGACCGCCGTATAGAAATGGATCTCCGTGCTCTGCTCATGGAACGGCATCAACAATTCGACCACCTTGATCGTTTCCGACGGCGCCAGCGAGATAATTTTTTTGGCGACTTCAATGGCCTTGGCATAGTTCTGTTCATTAAGGAAGACCTTGACCAGGAGGTAGTACGAGGGAAGATGGGTTGGGTTCTTTTTCAAGATATCAAAAATAAATGGTTTTATCCCGCTTTCCTGCGGGGACAGGTTATATATTTCCTCGACCAGCGTCAGGGCGTCTTCATAGTTGTTGTATCCAGAATAGATCTCGGCCAGGCCCTTGCGGGATTCCAGGTCTTTAGGATCCTCGGTGCAGATCTGCTTGAGTTCCGTGATGGACGGTTCGCGAAACTCCTTGTTCTGCGCCTGAGCGCTAATAAATAGCTGCACGGCAGAATTATTGATACCGGCGAGATGGTATACCCGCGCGAGCGAATACTGAAGGATCGGTGAAGTTTCGGAAGTGAGCAGCTTTTCAAAGATCGGGATCACGCGCTTGACCAGGGTGGTGTCGAGCTCGCAGGCCTGCAGGAGATGTTTTATCGCCTCTTCATTCCGTTTGAGCGCGATCTCGACTGAGCCCATGGCAAAAATTATTTTCGGATTGGCGATCGCCTTGGATGCCAGGGACTTTAATTCGTCAAGCACATACTCGGCGCGTGCCGGAACGATCCGGGCCGTCAACAGGTATTCCTCGACCGCCTCTTCGGTGCGTCGCGCCCGGGCGAGCGCCCGGCCGCGGGCGAAATGCGCCGGCACATTGCTCTTGTCGATCTCCAGTATCTTGTTGAGATACCGGATCACATCCTCGGCATAGTTCTCAGCACCCTCCAGCGACAGCATCAGCGGTCTGACCCCGTCGGTCAGATTCCCGCTCTCCACCAGCGCCTGTCCCAGTTTAAGGTTGAAATACTGCGTCTCCTGTCCGAACACCTCGGTCCCCTTTTTTGCCTCATCGATCACGCGGTCCCATAATTTGCGGTTGAAATAGGTGTCGATCAGCAGCACGCGCACTTCGCGGTCCTTGGGATAGGTCTTGAGCGTGTCATAAAACTCGTCGATGATCTCGAAAAACGCTTTGGGATCGATCGCCTGCGCGGTCTTGAAGAATTCCGTAGCGACCTCCACTTCGCCGTCCTTCATGAAGATCCTCGCAGCGGCAAGCAGCAGCTGGACCGCTTTCGGTCTTTCTTTGACCACCTCCAGGAGCGCCCTTTTGGCCATATCTTTTTTATCCTCCTGGGCCAGGCAGATCTCGAAGCTTTTAACCGATCTATCGAACTCCCCGCGGAAGGCATATGCCCGCGCCAGCGCCAGTTCGTAAATAAAAGGCTCATCCTTTTTATGGCGTTCATACAGGGGAATGATCTCCTCTGACAACGCCGGCTTTTTATTGATGATCACGTCAAGCGCCGGCAGCAGTGCCAGGATCTTGTCCGGCTGCTTGAGCAGGGGTCTTATCATTTTCATCGCCTGCTCTTCTTTGCCCAGGGTCGCCAGGTTTTTCGCGTACAGGTTCAAATACACCGGGTCATCGGGTGATCGCTTCACCGCTTCCCGCAGGATCTTCTCGACATATTCAGATTGCCCGTCATCCATCAGCGATTCCACCACGACCAGCGCATAGTCCCGCTCCCCCT from the bacterium genome contains:
- a CDS encoding tetratricopeptide repeat protein; this translates as MFDIFAGKDANKALQRAREYMREGRTDAAIKILEENLTEGEESFDLYIELAKLHYDAENRTRAAELLRSVQAVAPSRSDELVAAASDLFYRRTSIDIGDFLLQLHINRQEYDDVSKVLRAFNEREIKLLMGRYDKLNQMIAEKKVLTKKDFEHILILGSIKFFLHSGKEAAAELEPITGVPAFSKQLVAWVRVIAREYFNDQHAALLQLKILAGAHEYEELVNLAHRILEKFPDVVDPLIETFAQARPPKDLVASFQQFLTDLYIKKGDLDASIERLKSQLKKDPSRTDDVVKALRELERISPKNLKVHYGLSDTYLEGHRVSLAIGELEKILEIDPAQFAEVLERYKKAFAVEPNNPQVIAGLVNYYLKLDATDSAIDVVENAYNKDPGLLDEYILNLNLILEKELSNPRAQYLLGLCYSGKGERDYALVVVESLMDDGQSEYVEKILREAVKRSPDDPVYLNLYAKNLATLGKEEQAMKMIRPLLKQPDKILALLPALDVIINKKPALSEEIIPLYERHKKDEPFIYELALARAYAFRGEFDRSVKSFEICLAQEDKKDMAKRALLEVVKERPKAVQLLLAAARIFMKDGEVEVATEFFKTAQAIDPKAFFEIIDEFYDTLKTYPKDREVRVLLIDTYFNRKLWDRVIDEAKKGTEVFGQETQYFNLKLGQALVESGNLTDGVRPLMLSLEGAENYAEDVIRYLNKILEIDKSNVPAHFARGRALARARRTEEAVEEYLLTARIVPARAEYVLDELKSLASKAIANPKIIFAMGSVEIALKRNEEAIKHLLQACELDTTLVKRVIPIFEKLLTSETSPILQYSLARVYHLAGINNSAVQLFISAQAQNKEFREPSITELKQICTEDPKDLESRKGLAEIYSGYNNYEDALTLVEEIYNLSPQESGIKPFIFDILKKNPTHLPSYYLLVKVFLNEQNYAKAIEVAKKIISLAPSETIKVVELLMPFHEQSTEIHFYTAVVYKDTGDLQTATALFEKLFLHDPASSDAIAKQLREMLVKNSSLIDAYLLLSKISAFQHEYDKAIENVKRALALKPERYEELQLRLAQFCFDMGDIKRAIGIYNEVLTKTKDRKAIYRMIKKTHYDYIEGKVKTITGIGDDDRLSRANLYLLIDNVSAAEKELQFTPTSSRAAKLRTILGAKVYLKMNRPMDAFETLRNLVVDAETAPVYADVYEALGSYEAAASVLRQCDAIGLAERISKLEKLAQARMVFKGRYYIEGRI